One segment of Bacillota bacterium DNA contains the following:
- a CDS encoding DUF1232 domain-containing protein translates to MRCPRCREEVAFARVCPYCGQRIPSSPAAAASESGNGTSHKSESAREEPRGRFRGVIEPTSRARSSSPAEELRIWLLLPRYLLDRSVPLPRKLLLLLGVLYIIVPFDITPDFIPLLGWLDDIGVGAFLWYYLRNELVNYRQRL, encoded by the coding sequence TTGAGGTGTCCGAGATGCCGTGAAGAAGTCGCGTTCGCGCGCGTGTGCCCCTATTGCGGCCAACGGATCCCGTCGTCGCCCGCGGCCGCCGCGAGCGAGAGCGGGAACGGAACGTCCCACAAGTCAGAGTCCGCCCGCGAGGAACCCCGCGGGCGTTTCAGGGGCGTCATAGAGCCAACGTCGAGGGCCCGGAGTTCGTCTCCCGCCGAAGAGCTTCGCATCTGGCTGCTCCTGCCCAGGTATCTCCTGGATAGATCCGTGCCGCTACCCCGCAAGCTTCTGCTCCTCCTCGGGGTTCTCTACATCATAGTCCCGTTCGACATCACGCCCGATTTCATCCCGCTCCTGGGCTGGCTCGATGACATCGGCGTCGGCGCGTTCCTCTGGTATTACTTACGGAACGAGCTCGTCAACTATCGCCAGCGCTTGTGA
- a CDS encoding glycosyltransferase — protein sequence MSVRKSWGNKLTAMMVVRNEAGRYLRQVLDDLSEWVDEIVILDDASDDDTPSICKACPKVTRFERNPLPMFMVHEGNLRARLWAMVEETHPDWILAIDADELFEPRMRHEVRDIINQTEYDAVEFRLFDFWGSLTHYRVDGEWNPWNRFVRLLARYVPGKVCTWPDVPFHVGRWPLEYRGPLSTFQSDIRVKHLGWARPEEHRLKYELYRAREIETRGAPSKHTESIVAPAHDVKLEKWSDAKPLPYASLFKTAGGTQTGDGEQRSGGGGGPGSWTVPGVRTPVPGRLRVVASGGGEKAGGSGRRPSRVKRRVGILTTNHFAPDGNRVVYGGAERYGVELTRLLVEMGFEVEWWQVGTGWERDIIPGVPVRSIPEGDAQFQTAPRLNHTFHERATGIDCAIYFVTFLAYPQALEKSISISHGIYWDYPTFEATLGGSEARREWRRRLLMALAAVRKVVSVDTATIQWVAATWPGLNQKFEYIPNFVDLAAYRCLPEPETHERVRIVFPRRLTSVRGVNEAARAAEVLTKEYDNVEFHFVGRAHDDVLESHMMRWANATGRIFYYWRPPGLMPWVYRNMDIAIIPSKSTEGTSLACLEAMGAGCAVVAGATGGLSDLVIDGYNGRLIKPTVQDLIEVLGELIDDREERVRLGNAARDVAQAFSLERWRRRWARVIADTFT from the coding sequence GTGTCCGTGCGCAAATCATGGGGCAACAAGCTGACCGCGATGATGGTCGTCCGGAACGAAGCGGGAAGGTACCTTCGCCAGGTTCTGGACGACCTTTCCGAATGGGTAGACGAGATCGTCATCCTGGACGACGCATCCGATGACGATACTCCGTCGATTTGTAAAGCCTGTCCGAAGGTGACTCGGTTCGAAAGAAACCCATTGCCCATGTTCATGGTCCACGAAGGGAATCTCCGGGCGCGGCTCTGGGCAATGGTCGAGGAGACCCACCCTGACTGGATTCTCGCGATAGACGCAGACGAGCTGTTCGAGCCCAGGATGCGGCACGAGGTCAGGGACATCATCAACCAGACGGAATACGACGCGGTCGAGTTCAGGCTCTTCGACTTCTGGGGCTCTCTCACACATTACAGAGTGGATGGCGAGTGGAACCCGTGGAACCGGTTCGTCCGGCTTCTGGCACGCTATGTGCCGGGCAAGGTCTGTACTTGGCCGGATGTGCCGTTCCACGTCGGGCGCTGGCCGCTTGAATACCGGGGGCCGCTCTCGACTTTCCAATCCGACATACGCGTGAAGCATCTGGGCTGGGCGAGGCCGGAAGAGCACCGGCTCAAGTATGAGCTGTACCGGGCCAGGGAGATCGAAACACGCGGTGCTCCATCAAAGCATACCGAGAGCATCGTGGCACCGGCTCACGATGTCAAGCTGGAGAAATGGAGCGACGCCAAGCCGCTCCCATACGCGTCGCTTTTCAAAACGGCAGGCGGCACCCAGACCGGCGACGGCGAGCAGCGGTCCGGCGGCGGAGGGGGACCGGGCTCCTGGACGGTTCCGGGGGTCAGGACCCCGGTGCCGGGCAGGCTTCGCGTGGTCGCCAGCGGTGGCGGTGAGAAGGCCGGAGGCTCCGGAAGGCGGCCATCGCGTGTGAAGCGGCGAGTAGGGATTCTCACGACGAACCATTTCGCACCCGATGGGAATCGCGTGGTTTATGGCGGGGCCGAGCGGTACGGGGTCGAGCTGACCAGGCTCCTCGTGGAAATGGGGTTCGAGGTCGAGTGGTGGCAGGTCGGGACGGGGTGGGAGCGGGACATCATCCCGGGCGTGCCTGTAAGATCGATCCCCGAGGGCGACGCCCAGTTCCAGACGGCGCCGCGCCTCAATCATACCTTTCACGAGCGCGCCACGGGCATCGACTGCGCGATATACTTCGTTACGTTTCTCGCCTACCCGCAGGCGCTCGAGAAGAGCATCAGCATATCACACGGCATATACTGGGACTACCCCACTTTTGAAGCCACCCTCGGCGGAAGCGAGGCGAGGCGAGAGTGGCGTCGCAGGCTACTCATGGCGCTGGCGGCCGTGCGGAAAGTGGTCTCGGTCGACACGGCCACGATCCAGTGGGTGGCGGCCACATGGCCGGGCCTCAACCAGAAGTTCGAGTACATCCCCAATTTCGTGGACCTGGCCGCGTATCGCTGCCTTCCAGAGCCCGAAACGCACGAACGGGTTCGAATCGTGTTTCCAAGGCGCCTCACGTCAGTGCGAGGGGTCAACGAGGCGGCCAGGGCGGCCGAGGTGCTCACGAAAGAATACGATAACGTGGAGTTCCATTTCGTCGGCCGGGCGCACGACGACGTTCTCGAAAGCCACATGATGAGATGGGCGAACGCAACCGGCAGGATATTCTACTATTGGCGCCCACCCGGATTGATGCCGTGGGTGTACCGCAACATGGACATCGCCATCATCCCGTCCAAGTCGACGGAAGGGACGTCCCTTGCGTGCCTCGAGGCGATGGGTGCAGGCTGCGCGGTAGTGGCGGGCGCCACCGGAGGGCTTTCGGACCTGGTCATCGACGGTTACAATGGGCGCCTCATCAAGCCCACGGTGCAAGACCTCATAGAGGTGTTGGGCGAACTCATCGACGACCGGGAAGAACGCGTGCGGCTGGGAAATGCCGCGCGCGACGTGGCGCAAGCCTTCAGCCTTGAGAGATGGCGGCGCCGGTGGGCGAGGGTGATCGCGGACACATTCACGTGA